A window from uncultured Desulfobacter sp. encodes these proteins:
- a CDS encoding prenyltransferase/squalene oxidase repeat-containing protein, with product MNQTKMLGLRILKFLPLIFMALMLSLPAVASEKKLTPPDLDNTFKKGFEYLRKSQNPDGSWSNPGFPGVTGLVTYAFLTSSMYADVKEKPDFIQKALDYIISNIHENGAIYKEGLPNYNTSLCVMALLAANDPKYHPYILKARRYIATLQLDQGEKGNVDEKFDGGIGYGTKDHSDMSNTYIALEALKASEFLESDDQLAAYKDLKNLQETKLDWEAALKFIQRCQNLPGSNDQAWSSADPKNKGGFVYYPGNSKAGEETLENGKKALRSYGSMTYAGLLSFIFADLDKNDERVQAAYNWLKDNYTLDENPGVGQQGLYYYYHTMAKALTVYGDDVLVTSSGKRINWRNDLATKLAANQRDDGSWINPTARWWENDPVLVSAYSLISLNLVTAKL from the coding sequence ATGAATCAGACAAAGATGTTGGGCCTACGTATCCTGAAATTTTTACCGTTGATTTTTATGGCGTTGATGCTCAGTTTACCGGCCGTTGCCTCGGAAAAGAAATTAACACCACCGGATTTGGACAATACCTTCAAGAAAGGATTTGAGTATCTTAGGAAGTCTCAGAACCCTGACGGCTCCTGGTCAAACCCCGGATTTCCGGGTGTAACCGGTCTGGTGACCTATGCCTTTTTGACATCTTCCATGTATGCAGATGTTAAGGAGAAGCCCGACTTCATTCAAAAGGCACTGGATTATATTATCAGCAATATCCATGAAAACGGCGCTATATATAAGGAGGGTCTTCCCAACTACAATACCTCTTTGTGTGTGATGGCCTTGCTGGCGGCAAATGATCCCAAGTATCACCCCTACATTTTGAAAGCCAGACGCTATATCGCCACCCTCCAGCTTGACCAGGGAGAGAAGGGGAACGTAGATGAAAAATTTGACGGCGGGATCGGGTACGGCACCAAGGACCATTCGGATATGTCCAATACCTATATTGCCCTTGAGGCATTGAAAGCCAGTGAATTTCTTGAATCCGACGATCAGCTTGCTGCATATAAGGATTTGAAAAACCTGCAGGAGACCAAGTTGGACTGGGAAGCGGCACTCAAATTCATTCAGCGCTGCCAGAATCTTCCGGGGTCCAATGATCAGGCCTGGTCCAGTGCCGATCCCAAAAATAAAGGTGGGTTTGTCTATTATCCCGGCAACAGCAAGGCCGGTGAAGAAACCCTTGAGAACGGCAAAAAGGCACTTAGATCTTATGGCTCCATGACCTATGCGGGGCTTTTGAGTTTTATTTTCGCGGACCTGGATAAAAATGATGAGAGGGTTCAGGCGGCATACAACTGGCTGAAAGACAATTATACCCTGGACGAAAACCCGGGGGTTGGACAGCAGGGCCTGTACTACTATTACCACACCATGGCAAAAGCCCTGACCGTTTATGGCGATGATGTTTTGGTCACAAGTAGCGGCAAGCGGATTAACTGGCGAAATGATCTGGCGACAAAATTGGCTGCAAACCAGCGGGACGACGGCTCCTGGATTAACCCGACAGCCCGGTGGTGGGAAAATGATCCGGTTCTGGTCAGTGCATATTCATTGATATCCCTGAACCTGGTTACCGCTAAGCTGTAA